Within the Montipora foliosa isolate CH-2021 chromosome 11, ASM3666993v2, whole genome shotgun sequence genome, the region GGTAAAGAAAGTTGAGCTCTCCTGGAAACCCGTTGACTTTCTGGAAGCGCTCTTCTCGTGCAAATCTCTTAGCGACCTATACTAGTGGCTTTATGAGGGCTACCAATGACAACCCTCCACCGCTTTCCTCCGTACACACTGGCTTCCATCTAGGTACTATACTGGACTGCTAAAGAGGGATCCGTGGAAGTTAAAAAGAGTGATTGTAGGATGCGAACGTTTAATTATCCATTGGGCTTTTGACGGCGCATCATTTAAGCAAATCGAAGCAAAAATTACGTAAAAATCAATTGAAGAATCTATTCGCTGGTGAAGACCTTGTTCAACCATAAGGTGTTGTTTTAGAAAATGACCATTCTTTAGGGCGTATTCGAAGACCTCTGTTTCCGTTTTTTTAATACCCGAAAACAGTTTGTGGGAAAGAAAGCGGAATCATTGTGAACTTGAGGAAAATGACGAACAGTGCAATGATGAATGCTGTTGTTTTGCAAGAGGGCGGAGAAAATTAAACCGCAAACAGCGAATTTAATTCATTTGTGGTTGAAAGGTTTGCTTACTTGTCCTGAAGTttactgtgattggtcaatacaaAATCAACCTTTTTGTAAATGTTCTAGATTTAGATCTGCGTAAAGCTAAGCACAGAGTTTTCTTAGGTAAAATTATCAAATATCATTTTGCTGTTTCATTAGGAGGACTAcaagaaggaaaggaaaatcAGTTGAAGAGAAGATggtcagaaaaagaaaactgaagtaTTTATTTGCCCTGCTTTTAACACTTGCTTTCGTCTCGCTTGGATTTCTCATCAGCTACACAGAGAGATCTCATCCAAACTGTGTCAAAATTGTACAGAACACATTTCACGCCTCAAGAGATGTACTTTCTGATGTCTCAGAAACAGCTCAGCCTCTGAAGTCTTCAAGTGGACGCAATAGATCCCAGTATAATTTAACAAATGCATCGTTGCATTCAACGAGCAAACGCCTGGTTTTGTTAATCGTGGCTCATGGCAGATCCGGTTCGACTTTCCTGGCTGATATTTTTAATCAACATCCGCgagtattttacatttttgagccTTTACATGTCTTGAATGCTAGGTTACTCAAGCCGGGTGTTTATGATATCCATGCCTTCGATTTACTTCACCGTATTTTTCAGTGTGATTTCAGCAACATAACGCAACATTCTGGACTATTTTATCGTTTTAAAAGTAGGGCAATGAGCTCTCCTCCGTTTTGCAAATACAATCCAGGGGACCCAAGCTGGGATTTTAAACACTGCTCACCTGTTAAACGAGAAGATCTTGAGTATTCATGCAAAATGCAACATGATACGATTGTCTATAAATTGCTTTTAGAGAGAATACCGGGTCAGTCTATCGCCAACATATTTCAAGTATGCGAGAAGGCTGGACTTGCGTGCAATGTGATTCACCTGATCCGGGATATAAGACCAGTTATGATGTCCTCCAAGATGGTGTCGTTTTTTAAAGAGGTGAATCAGAAATCGAAACCGTCGCTGCGACAGTACGTTTATTCTCGTTGTGAAATGACGGAGAAAAATCTCCATATAGTGAAAACGCTTCAGCCAACTTTTCGGAAGAGGTATGCGATCGTTCGTTATGAAGATCTGGCAAAACAGCCCTTGACTCTTCTACAATATTTGTACGACTTTGCAGGACTTGAGGTGTTGGATAGTATAAAACTGTGGCTTAGGAACGTAACTAATCCAAGTGAGACAAAATTGAAAGAGCAAGCGAATAATCCTGTGTCCGTTGTAAGAGATTCTGTAAAAACACTAAATAAATGGCGGATTGGGGCAGATAGTTGCGAAGTAAATGTCATTGAGAGGTACTGCCGAGATGTGATGGAATTTCTGGGTTATGTACAAACTCGAGGATCAGATGCACTGCTTCGAAATCTAACAACTCCTCTGTTTAGAGATACATATCCACTTCAAGAATGGAATACaggataatttttttattttttggggggaggggtggttgggcggagggtgtaaagtgcatGTTGCAGATtgcttgtcattctttttattggggggggagggggggaggggttgGGGAAGCAGACTGAAATACATCAAGGTTTCTGAGGATAGTGAGGAGAATTTAgggaaattaaaaagaaaacagcaaaatATGTTGTTATTGTCTTAAATCCACTGGGTAACTCATGAGTTTGGGCGCGCATGCGGAATCTTTAAAAAAGAAGCCCAATTTAATGAACTTTATTATCCAGGCCTCGGCTGTTCAAAAAggcggataactttatccattGGGTAAGTGGCTATCAAGAgtataaaatatacttcacagtAAACGTTGGCCAAGGTTTTCTTACACACGTTTTCACCAGATGTCCTTAGAGTGTGCATCTTCACAGTTACGAGGGCAAATATTAATCTGAAATCTTTGTACAGAATGAAACTGACGGTTAGTTagcttatccactggataaagttatcagGTCTTTGAGCAACTGGGATCAGCTGTATTAGtattatcaagagaaaatgaggggacagagagggaggctcagggcgttggccgggatatgtcatgtccacgaaagttatttttagacgagcggaactctgtcttctgagacgtccgcatgcagacgTTAAGTCCACTTCGcccgccattacatgaaatctttgcttttctttcaaacatcagaccgaggttgacttgtatgcggacgtctcggaagacagacgtccgctagaacaaagacttccgctcgtctaaaaataactttcgtggacatgacatatcccaagggctggaccgggagcctccctctctgtcccctcattttctcttggtattatccattggatagcgttATCCGTTCTTGCGTCGACCGTTTTGGCCTTCTTatacaccttttgaacaactggggccagagaGATTTTAGCATCGTGTAATCGTTAggttgaaattttggttttcctAAAAGTGCTTGAAACTTGGTTGATTTTAGGgcgcttttctttccttttgtgcgAACTGGCCGGTTAGACCCGTCGGTTTGCAACGAAAATGCAACAATTGGAATGAATGCTTGCATGATAATcgctcgcattcttctggaggccTAAACCATCCTCAAAGTAtattaatttgaaggcgttgtagagctAGGCCGGTCTGGCTGGTCAGttttgtcaaatggaaagcggctttagtttcttttcttgccTGGTAGCCACCAGTCTCTCCCGCAGCCCTTTTTAGTGTCGTCATGTAACGCTCCTCCTCACTaagggaaaggaatgttgtTCGAATGTGCGCAGCTGTTTGTGGGGAGGAGAGTTGCGTGACGACACcataaatagggagcttaagcacgcgcgtttttgagacggggacggcaaccggaattgaactgttttctcttttaacttgtctttacacaaccatatttacattgccaagtatgtTTTCTGCATTAGAGAtgacgcgcgtgcttaagctccctatttaatGACTGCGGAGGAGACTACGTAGCCACCTGATATCAAGTAACAGACTTTTCATGCCGGGTTTTATCAAGCAGCACCAGTCTTCTGTGTGCCGTTTCACGTTAACGCAACATTAGAGACGGATTTATCATCGCGTTAACGTGAAACGGGAAACGGGAAACGAAAGGTTGCTCGGTGGTTGTCATAATACCATGAAAATTCTGTCATTCTAACTGATTTCCGGTTTTTCAGAAGTTACTTGATACCTGTCACTAACCGGCCAAAAAGTGTGCCGATGTCAATGAAGTTTCTTCcgtttttggcaaaacgcaattGTTATTTCGACGTTCGACCTTTACCGTGAACATGCCGATCgaaatgctaaatctctctaatattAATTCCCAGTCTCTCCAGGGTCGTTTGCCCGTCGGCATTCCGGTGGAGAAAGACCTCTCCCTCCGCTCCCTAccttcgtcgtcgtcgtcgtcctcctCCCCGTTGTATATTTGTTTGCCACGGTTAACGCGGACTTCTCCCGTAACTTAGTTTTCGATCATGTGGTGTTCGGTTAGGCAGTTTGGGTTAATTACTATGAAActgcttgttttttttctggaatTATTCTCGCGTTAGAGGTCAAAATGGTAGAAAACAATTCGCAAATGGAAAACAGGAATGTCAAGCAGGTGTTTTGAGTTTTGAAATTTCAGAATAGGCAAAAAAGTGCATTCCGATCATGATTTTATACGGAGCCCTGAGTTTTTTTCTTGGGGGGAAGTGGAACATGAGGTCAGTACGATTGAGATTTGAGAGGGAAAAAGCCCCAAATAAAAAATAGGAGAAATGGTTTTTTTAAGGAAGAGTACAATTTGAACTCGGGAACGGATGGATAGAGTGATTCAACTCTAGGAAGTGAGATCGGTACCTCCCTTCTTCAGTCTTCTTTCTGCGTTGATGGCTCTTTGTCCCAAATTCCATTCTTGAACAAATCAAACTGATATGAGGGCAAAGGAAACTCGTTTCGGTAATACATTATGCATCGCTAAAGCTTTCCTTATTGGAAACTGCATGGAGTCTATATATCCAAAGTACTTAATGCCAATGTATCATACTGACTTCTGCGAAAACTCGTAAGATGGTGAAAGGTATAAAAAACTAGGCCATGTTTAATTGATTTCGATTGAAAGTCGAAAAACTTTGCTGGTACCAGAATCCAATGATATTTTCTCTTAGTTTTCACTGAAAACGCCATGAATTATTCAAAGCCCAAAACAAAGTTTTAAACCAATAtgattaaatatatttttcggAACTTTTATCTCTCTCTTAGTCGCTCATGCAAAGAGTGCCCCAGTAACAAAATATAATCACACGTTTGAGTGATATATAACTTCAAGGGGTGAATTTACCGAATGGAAAGTGTGGCACAATTGGAAAACAGGAGTTTAATTAATGGGACTTCAGACTCACAAGCGAAGCGCTTTCAAAGATCTCGTCACACAGCTGCTGTTACCGGCATTGAGCTCTGTATAAGAATGTTTTCTTGTTACTCCATCGAAAGATGGCGCAAAGTGAAGCCGTGAACCTAAAGATTCCAGTTTTCTGATGCACCGGTGAATCATTGGATTACCTCAATATTTTAGCGCGCACTAGTTCGCACTGATAACACGACTCTCGCTAGTAGCTTTCGATCGTCGTTTGGTAGTTCCGATCTCTCTCTTCTTGCACTATGAACACTCTGTTATTCCAGTTAATTGAACCCAGAAAAGTACCATGGAATGTAACAAGAAGAAATGACAATCAAATGGAAAGGGAAACCACCGAGGAAGCAGGTATGGCTGtattaaataataaacaaaaattggGGCATTGGCTTGGTTTCTTTGCTACCATCGAATGGCTTAGTATACCTAATGCTCCTATCTGGGGTAGGGACAGCGTGTCCTTGACTTCTGGGAAAGGTTGTCGTTTTTGAAGAGGACGTTGAACTGCCTGAGGCCTCACATAGTGACGAAAAGAGCCCCCTAAGTGGCCCTAACCCTaagcattttttcttttcaagagcGACCGCTTGGTTACGCGACACATGCAGTGTCTTTTTGTCAAGACCTCAAAACTGGTTGCATCTGAATCGGGAAACCGAACCACGCATCTTTTATCCATTTAGTCTAAAACTCGAATGCGATACGAAAAGAATTCCTGATCTTTAACGTAAAGTAATTTGTCAGGTCCACTAAAAAAATCAGCATTGCGTGTTCCAGTTTCATCGATCTGATTTTAAAGGAACTTTTTTTGCAAGACGGTCAAATTTTCAGATACTTTCAGTTGATGCGGTGGTTCCACTGAGACATTTTGTAATAGTACTGTAATTCGTTCTGATGGCGCTTGCACAGTTCCATTTCTTAACCACCTTCTCCGGTCCATTCAAAACGTCGAATCTTCATTCACTGCCCTTCCCAAGCCGTAATCATTGATTAACGTTTGCTTCAAGGCATATTACAGATATATCATGCAGATAAGGAAATTCGCACACAGTGTCGGTACCGACACGAGTAGAATGAACTCAGTGGAGTCTTAAAAACGCCAGGGGTTTAGCCTGTAGAAAAGAACAGGAGCGATTAATATGTTAAACAGTCCATCCGATGGTATTTTTATTAACTCATGAATGCCAAGACCTAACAAAAGTGCTTATCATTGAATTTAAACCATTAAAAAGTTACTTAAAATATCACAGGAACTCAGTGATTGACGGAAAGGAAGATCTAGTCAATTAGTGTAGTATTCATATCTGACGTCAACTGTGTCTGAAGAAATTTAATCAAAATAGTAACCATTGAGGAATTggcaaagaaataaatatattcAATCATCAGTCTAAACCCTGAGGGTGCTATAGTGTTTAAATTGAATTTAAATCAAGCAGTTTCGGCACGAAAATTGGTCTCTCGCTCATCGGCCAGTTATTTTATTCAGTCAACTCCCTTCTGCATGCTGACTTATTTTGATTTTCGATTTATGAAAGAAATAATGATTTTGATGTAGTGTACTTCTTTATGTAAATTTATCTATTGCGAAACCAAGAAATTATACCTTGGCCATTATGATAATATGAAACATTCTTTCCCACCCGTTTGTTTTATATTCAGCGACGTTTTCAGCATAAAGTAATAGAGCCTTTGTCGCTTATGTTTGTGTTGCCCGCGTTTTCTTTATGGTTTTGCTTTTTAAGCCACCGAAGCGTGAAGTTATTCCCATATGTTAAAATACACCAGGGAACAAAGCCTCGAAAAGCCATTACAGTATGAAAATAAACTGGCTTTGTTCCTTGAGGTTTTATTTTTGTGGAATTTGAATAACTTTACGCATCGACGGTCTTACAGgtttttttaatgaatgaatATTGTTTCGATAAATTTATTTCTGTAtgacattttaaaattcagttacGATCTCTTGTTATTTTGAATATGCCACCTTGCATAAAGCAACTGAAGCTATCAGTAAACCAAGTCTGGCCATAGAACTGTGATCTGGCGAGTCTTTTGTCCAGTCTTTTACCaggataaataaagttattattattattattattattattattattattttactcatAGTTGATAGTAAACAAGCATTCGATCAGTCCAAAATCCCTCGTAACTCCTGTTAGAAGCACTCTCGATTTATTTTTTCAGCCGAAGTACGTCGGTGTTatagaaaaaaaagattttataaaagaaataatttgtcCTTCGCGCGATGTCTCGTTGTTAGTCtatacatttttaaaattatgaaacaATCAAATTCAGTAGAACACACCAGTAGATGGAGCCAAAGTCAGCGGCTTAAATAGCTTTTGGCCGGCAGAAAACCgaaaataattgttatttaatattatttataaCCCCGACAAGTTGTCCGAAGAGCTGACAAAGACAGTTTCATTTCCGAGCTTACGATTGTGTTTGTTCTGACCGAAATTTAGATTCACGCACTTCAAACAAGGGTAATATACCATGTCTACTTTCATTTTTAACGGGGGTTCGTTAATTTTTTCGTAAAAcgatattttattgaaactgCGTCGTGTCATTTCTAGGtgtaatttatttcaaaatcatCGTACGTGTTGAATGCTAAACTTTTTATCAGTCTCTGAATCAGTGTAAACTTATGACAGATGTTCGAGTAGGAAAACTGTTCGTCAAACAAAATAAACACTGTCAAACCAAATATAGACGATGGGAATTCGAGGAACATTATTTTCGCTGCCCTCCAATAGGAAGTCTACGATAATCTTATGGAGGTCAAAC harbors:
- the LOC137977865 gene encoding carbohydrate sulfotransferase 4-like isoform X1 — encoded protein: MYRRTTRRKGKSVEEKMVRKRKLKYLFALLLTLAFVSLGFLISYTERSHPNCVKIVQNTFHASRDVLSDVSETAQPLKSSSGRNRSQYNLTNASLHSTSKRLVLLIVAHGRSGSTFLADIFNQHPRVFYIFEPLHVLNARLLKPGVYDIHAFDLLHRIFQCDFSNITQHSGLFYRFKSRAMSSPPFCKYNPGDPSWDFKHCSPVKREDLEYSCKMQHDTIVYKLLLERIPGQSIANIFQVCEKAGLACNVIHLIRDIRPVMMSSKMVSFFKEVNQKSKPSLRQYVYSRCEMTEKNLHIVKTLQPTFRKRYAIVRYEDLAKQPLTLLQYLYDFAGLEVLDSIKLWLRNVTNPSETKLKEQANNPVSVVRDSVKTLNKWRIGADSCEVNVIERYCRDVMEFLGYVQTRGSDALLRNLTTPLFRDTYPLQEWNTG
- the LOC137977865 gene encoding carbohydrate sulfotransferase 4-like isoform X2, whose product is MVRKRKLKYLFALLLTLAFVSLGFLISYTERSHPNCVKIVQNTFHASRDVLSDVSETAQPLKSSSGRNRSQYNLTNASLHSTSKRLVLLIVAHGRSGSTFLADIFNQHPRVFYIFEPLHVLNARLLKPGVYDIHAFDLLHRIFQCDFSNITQHSGLFYRFKSRAMSSPPFCKYNPGDPSWDFKHCSPVKREDLEYSCKMQHDTIVYKLLLERIPGQSIANIFQVCEKAGLACNVIHLIRDIRPVMMSSKMVSFFKEVNQKSKPSLRQYVYSRCEMTEKNLHIVKTLQPTFRKRYAIVRYEDLAKQPLTLLQYLYDFAGLEVLDSIKLWLRNVTNPSETKLKEQANNPVSVVRDSVKTLNKWRIGADSCEVNVIERYCRDVMEFLGYVQTRGSDALLRNLTTPLFRDTYPLQEWNTG